A window of the Desulfuromonadaceae bacterium genome harbors these coding sequences:
- a CDS encoding ABC transporter ATP-binding protein yields MPLVQLVNINKTYQLGNQQVHAVHDFSLRIKRGEFIALAGPSGSGKTTILNLIGCLDKPSSGRIEINGVDVAQRSARQLSDFRLRELGFIFQSYNLIPVLTALENAEFTLMLQGVPKAERRSRVTDLFRQLGIAGLEERRPNDLSGGQQQRVAIARAMAANPQVILADEPTANLDSHTAIELLDLMRRLNAEQGITFIFSSHDQQVIFRARRVVRLKDGVLQSDSLESAE; encoded by the coding sequence ATGCCGTTGGTGCAACTGGTGAATATCAATAAAACGTATCAGCTCGGGAATCAGCAGGTTCACGCGGTACACGATTTTTCATTGCGCATCAAGCGCGGCGAATTTATCGCGCTGGCGGGGCCATCAGGAAGCGGTAAAACAACGATTCTTAATCTGATCGGCTGTCTCGACAAACCGAGTTCCGGTCGGATCGAGATCAACGGGGTCGATGTCGCTCAACGCTCCGCGCGGCAGCTTTCCGACTTTCGTTTGCGTGAACTGGGCTTTATCTTTCAATCGTACAACCTGATCCCGGTGCTGACCGCGTTGGAGAATGCCGAGTTCACACTGATGCTGCAAGGGGTGCCCAAGGCGGAGCGCCGCTCGCGGGTGACAGACTTATTCCGCCAACTTGGCATCGCCGGTCTGGAGGAGCGCCGCCCGAACGATCTTTCTGGCGGACAGCAACAACGGGTGGCCATCGCCCGGGCAATGGCGGCGAACCCGCAGGTGATTCTGGCCGATGAACCGACCGCCAATCTTGATTCACACACCGCGATTGAACTGCTCGATCTGATGCGGCGGCTCAACGCCGAGCAGGGGATTACCTTCATTTTCAGTTCTCACGATCAGCAGGTCATTTTCAGGGCGCGACGGGTGGTGCGGCTCAAGGATGGGGTTCTGCAAAGTGACAGTCTGGAGTCCGCAGAGTGA
- a CDS encoding chemotaxis protein CheW, with product MNRLRMKLVFRLGAVGFSVSIGELVEILESHPGQPGGENIDGCQFLLGEIICRRGTVPVRDLRRRMQLSSDHGVNDATILVLGDDNRCFGVIADHIDGIFPATEFVTFSVPFQFVDGAVPVYERIDLWSDEPLVALDFRTLVASWGT from the coding sequence ATGAATAGATTGAGGATGAAGCTGGTTTTTCGTCTTGGTGCAGTTGGTTTTAGTGTCTCGATTGGAGAACTTGTTGAAATCCTTGAGTCGCATCCCGGCCAGCCAGGGGGTGAGAACATCGACGGGTGCCAATTTCTGCTCGGAGAAATTATTTGTCGTAGAGGAACCGTCCCGGTACGCGACCTGCGGCGGCGGATGCAGCTTTCGTCTGATCATGGCGTGAATGACGCCACCATTCTGGTTCTCGGTGACGATAACCGTTGTTTCGGCGTAATCGCTGACCACATTGACGGAATTTTCCCCGCAACTGAGTTTGTCACGTTTTCGGTACCATTCCAGTTTGTCGATGGCGCGGTTCCGGTTTATGAGCGCATCGATCTCTGGTCTGATGAGCCGTTGGTCGCCCTTGATTTTCGAACCCTCGTCGCCAGCTGGGGGACCTGA
- a CDS encoding response regulator — MGKKLLLADDSITIQKVVGITFAHEDYVLTIVDNGDDALQKAQADRPDLILADVYMPGKNGYELCSAIKQDPSLAGVPVLLLAGTFEPFDEGKAKACGADAWIPKPFESQALIDQVEALLSAAPVAPAPVAPAPVAPAPVAPAPVAPAPVAPAPVAPAPVAPAPVAPAPVAPAPVAPAPVAPAPVAPAPVAPIPVPVPVPVPVPTDAPVPVPFTFPVLVPVLVPAPVPVLVPAPVPFPISVLVSVTFPVLALSLII, encoded by the coding sequence ATGGGCAAGAAATTGTTGCTGGCCGATGACAGCATTACAATCCAGAAGGTCGTCGGCATCACCTTTGCTCATGAAGATTATGTCCTGACGATTGTCGATAACGGTGACGACGCATTGCAGAAGGCGCAGGCTGATCGTCCCGATCTGATTCTGGCGGATGTTTACATGCCAGGGAAGAACGGCTATGAGCTCTGTAGTGCGATCAAGCAGGATCCTTCCCTGGCGGGGGTTCCCGTATTGCTGTTGGCCGGAACGTTCGAGCCGTTTGATGAAGGCAAGGCCAAAGCTTGCGGTGCCGATGCCTGGATACCGAAGCCGTTTGAATCCCAGGCATTGATCGACCAGGTTGAAGCATTATTGTCTGCGGCTCCTGTTGCTCCAGCTCCTGTTGCTCCGGCTCCTGTTGCTCCGGCTCCTGTTGCTCCGGCTCCTGTTGCTCCGGCTCCTGTTGCTCCAGCTCCTGTTGCTCCGGCTCCTGTTGCTCCGGCTCCTGTTGCTCCAGCTCCTGTTGCTCCGGCTCCTGTTGCTCCGGCTCCTGTTGCTCCGGCTCCTGTTGCTCCGGCTCCTGTTGCTCCCATTCCCGTTCCAGTTCCCGTTCCAGTTCCCGTTCCAACTGATGCTCCTGTTCCCGTTCCATTCACTTTTCCAGTCCTGGTTCCGGTCCTGGTTCCAGCTCCAGTTCCGGTCCTGGTTCCAGCTCCAGTTCCATTCCCAATTTCAGTCCTGGTATCGGTCACATTTCCTGTCCTT
- a CDS encoding deoxyguanosinetriphosphate triphosphohydrolase — protein MAADVKTVREEIEAREQVNLAHGACLSSSARRDFPEVPCTVRTAFQHDRDRILHCKAFRRLKYKTQVFLSPEGDHYRTRLTHTLEVAQIARTVARALALNEDLTEAIALGHDLGHTPFGHAGERVLNEMVPVGFRHAQQSVRVVEMLEKDGAGLNLTAAVRDGIARHSKGKGPILTRSEEFCAATLEGRIVRLADVVAYVNHDLDDALRAGLITLADIPAGIIKLLGPRHSCRIDAMVRDMISVSRAVEDDICLSAPMAETISALRSWLFEHVYQAASVDADFEKASRVLRELFCYFVSNESALMEHGGVHRANDSLETSVADVIAGMTDRYAMNLYQKLFFPQPWKVL, from the coding sequence ATGGCTGCTGATGTGAAAACTGTCCGGGAAGAAATTGAAGCGCGTGAACAAGTGAATTTGGCCCACGGGGCATGTTTGAGTTCCTCCGCTCGCCGCGATTTCCCTGAAGTTCCGTGCACCGTGCGGACCGCTTTTCAGCATGATCGCGACCGGATTTTGCACTGCAAGGCTTTTCGTCGTCTTAAATACAAAACCCAGGTTTTCCTTTCCCCCGAAGGGGATCATTATCGGACACGTCTGACGCATACGCTGGAGGTGGCCCAGATTGCCCGCACCGTTGCACGTGCGCTGGCGCTCAATGAGGATCTGACCGAGGCCATTGCCCTGGGGCATGATCTCGGCCATACCCCCTTTGGACATGCCGGGGAACGGGTGCTGAATGAAATGGTGCCAGTCGGCTTTCGCCATGCGCAGCAAAGTGTGCGCGTCGTCGAGATGCTCGAAAAGGATGGTGCGGGGCTCAACCTGACCGCCGCAGTGCGTGATGGGATTGCCCGGCATTCGAAAGGCAAAGGACCAATTCTGACGCGCAGTGAAGAGTTTTGCGCCGCCACTCTGGAGGGGCGGATCGTGCGTCTGGCAGATGTTGTCGCTTATGTCAATCATGACCTGGATGACGCACTGCGGGCAGGGTTGATAACCCTTGCCGATATCCCTGCCGGAATCATTAAACTTCTTGGTCCCCGTCATTCCTGCCGTATTGATGCGATGGTTCGGGACATGATTAGTGTCTCCCGCGCGGTAGAAGATGATATTTGTTTGTCTGCGCCGATGGCCGAGACAATTTCGGCATTGCGGAGTTGGCTCTTTGAACACGTTTACCAGGCAGCAAGTGTCGACGCCGATTTCGAAAAGGCCTCGCGGGTGTTGCGCGAGCTCTTTTGTTACTTTGTCAGCAATGAGTCAGCGTTGATGGAGCATGGCGGAGTGCATCGCGCGAACGATTCGCTCGAAACGTCGGTGGCTGACGTTATTGCCGGGATGACCGATCGTTATGCGATGAACCTTTATCAAAAGCTCTTTTTTCCGCAACCGTGGAAGGTTCTTTGA
- a CDS encoding FtsX-like permease family protein, whose product MILTLAWRNIGRNRRRTFLTVSAMVVSSSLLILSLSLFSGMFSDMLASATEQYYGHVVVTADGYQQEREMFINFAPEDGFLNTLDQSPQTLGVSPRLRAFGLFSYADNSCPAELLGVDPQREQQVTTLGRMLSDGHYLLPGEFAGVVLGAVLADKLGVKPGDELVFVTQAADGSIGNALLTVSGVFRTGATGQDNTLALVSLVWLQKVMALPGRVHEIAITVTAPLEAPLLAREMAAQLPPGLEVHEWSTLLPEMREVLASYAVSRLIMALILYSAAGLGVLNTFFMAVMERTREFGILMAMGLRPMQVRLLVMTETLAMGLLSLLIGLITGGLLTLYMSRVGIDLSAYLTPITYAGGTILPRLRAEFAFDNFWIPSLCLLLICLLAGLLPANRAARLEPVRAIREE is encoded by the coding sequence ATGATTCTAACCCTGGCCTGGCGCAATATTGGCCGTAACCGTCGTCGCACCTTTCTGACCGTTTCCGCGATGGTGGTTTCGTCCAGCCTGCTGATTCTTTCGCTGAGCCTTTTCAGCGGGATGTTCAGTGATATGCTCGCCTCCGCTACCGAGCAGTACTACGGCCATGTCGTGGTGACTGCCGACGGTTACCAGCAGGAGCGTGAAATGTTTATCAATTTTGCGCCGGAGGACGGTTTCTTGAACACCCTTGATCAATCGCCGCAAACCCTTGGTGTTTCCCCCCGGCTTCGTGCTTTCGGCCTTTTTTCTTATGCCGATAACAGCTGCCCCGCCGAATTGCTCGGAGTCGATCCGCAGCGCGAACAGCAGGTCACAACGTTAGGCAGGATGCTCAGTGACGGCCACTATCTGCTGCCCGGCGAATTTGCCGGTGTAGTGCTGGGTGCGGTACTGGCCGACAAACTGGGGGTGAAACCGGGGGATGAGCTGGTCTTCGTTACCCAGGCGGCTGACGGTTCGATCGGCAATGCATTGCTCACCGTCAGCGGTGTCTTCAGGACCGGTGCGACGGGGCAGGACAACACGCTGGCGCTGGTATCGCTGGTGTGGCTGCAAAAGGTTATGGCGTTGCCGGGACGGGTGCATGAGATCGCTATCACCGTCACTGCTCCGCTGGAGGCTCCGCTGTTGGCACGGGAAATGGCCGCGCAGCTGCCGCCAGGGTTGGAGGTACACGAATGGAGTACATTGTTACCCGAGATGCGAGAGGTGCTTGCCTCCTACGCCGTCAGTCGTCTGATTATGGCGTTGATTTTGTACAGTGCCGCCGGGCTCGGGGTGCTCAATACCTTCTTTATGGCGGTCATGGAACGAACGCGGGAGTTTGGTATTCTGATGGCAATGGGGCTGCGACCGATGCAGGTGCGCCTGTTGGTGATGACTGAAACGCTGGCGATGGGGTTGCTGTCGTTGCTGATCGGCCTGATCACCGGGGGGCTGCTGACCTTGTATATGTCGCGGGTGGGGATTGATCTGTCCGCTTATCTGACCCCGATCACTTATGCCGGTGGGACGATTCTGCCACGTCTGCGGGCTGAGTTTGCGTTCGACAATTTCTGGATACCGTCGCTGTGCCTGCTCCTTATTTGCTTGCTGGCGGGGTTGCTCCCTGCAAATCGTGCTGCGCGGCTCGAACCGGTGCGCGCCATCCGGGAGGAATGA
- a CDS encoding FtsX-like permease family protein — translation MSVKLFRLAWRNVWRNRRRSLITLAAMSLSVMLVQGSHNLSVGVYAQMIDNGVRAGSGHLSIYAGDYARSRDEKLTFLRADLQTRIAALPGVAQVAPRLYLPGMAQSSRESRGILLTGVDPEVERVVNPFLRKLGADEMLRSIDGRDAVIGEKLLRELQLKPGQKFVVTVQGRDGELASELLRVRGVVRTGMRDIDGSLVLVGRERAAKILGVPDAIHELAVILVRAQDDVTVYPQVVALLGSHPELRVVPWETAMVNLANAIKFDYASQQVIFIIILLIVTIGMVNTVLMSVLERMREFGVMRALGATSRVLVTLVLTEALLLGVIAALFGTLLGSALTWYLAEVGIDLRDYISAEIEFGGVVFEPIIRADWDWVWMGKLALWVIPLSLFAALYPALKAVRIAPVEAMRHV, via the coding sequence ATGAGCGTGAAACTGTTTCGGTTGGCCTGGCGTAACGTGTGGCGTAATCGGCGCCGCTCGCTGATCACATTGGCGGCGATGAGCCTGAGTGTCATGCTCGTCCAGGGTTCACATAATCTGTCGGTGGGGGTCTATGCACAGATGATCGACAATGGTGTCCGTGCCGGTTCCGGCCACCTGAGTATCTATGCTGGTGATTATGCGCGCAGTCGTGATGAAAAACTGACCTTTCTCCGCGCAGATTTACAGACGCGGATTGCGGCACTCCCCGGCGTCGCGCAGGTGGCTCCGCGTCTCTATCTCCCCGGCATGGCGCAATCAAGCCGTGAGAGTCGTGGTATCCTCCTCACCGGGGTCGATCCGGAAGTGGAACGAGTGGTCAATCCGTTTCTGAGAAAACTCGGGGCCGACGAGATGCTGCGTTCAATTGACGGGCGCGATGCGGTGATCGGCGAGAAACTGTTGCGCGAGCTGCAATTGAAGCCGGGGCAGAAGTTTGTGGTGACGGTGCAGGGGCGCGACGGGGAACTGGCCAGCGAACTCTTGCGCGTTCGTGGGGTGGTGCGCACCGGGATGCGCGATATCGACGGGTCGCTGGTGCTGGTCGGTCGCGAGCGTGCGGCAAAGATCCTCGGCGTGCCCGATGCGATTCACGAGCTGGCCGTGATCCTCGTACGGGCGCAGGATGACGTCACAGTTTATCCGCAGGTGGTTGCGTTGTTAGGTTCTCACCCCGAATTGCGCGTGGTTCCCTGGGAGACGGCGATGGTCAATCTGGCCAATGCCATCAAGTTTGATTACGCCAGTCAACAAGTCATCTTCATTATTATCCTGCTCATTGTGACGATCGGCATGGTGAATACCGTGTTGATGTCGGTGCTGGAACGGATGCGTGAATTCGGGGTGATGCGGGCACTCGGAGCAACATCTCGGGTACTGGTTACACTGGTGCTCACCGAGGCGCTGCTACTCGGTGTCATTGCGGCGTTGTTTGGCACCCTGCTCGGTTCCGCGTTGACCTGGTATCTGGCCGAGGTCGGGATCGATCTGCGTGATTACATCTCGGCCGAAATTGAGTTCGGCGGAGTGGTTTTTGAACCGATCATTCGCGCGGACTGGGATTGGGTGTGGATGGGTAAACTTGCGCTGTGGGTGATCCCGCTGTCGTTGTTTGCCGCTTTGTATCCGGCACTGAAAGCGGTGCGCATTGCGCCGGTGGAAGCGATGCGCCATGTATGA
- a CDS encoding outer membrane lipoprotein-sorting protein — protein MQMQVRTAHWQRRLTMEAWSLERDHFLVRIVAPAKEQGVATLKVEKEVWNYLPNVDRVIKVPPSLMGGAWMGSHITNNDLVKAAHIDEDYVFQLQEENAEIWRIAGLPKAAAAVVWGRIVYTLRKADRVPLLVEYFDEEYALVRTITFADIQTVGNRTIPLKMIVQPIDKPEEQTILHYENIAFDLPLTASFFSLRALKKR, from the coding sequence ATGCAGATGCAGGTGCGCACCGCGCATTGGCAACGCCGTCTGACGATGGAGGCGTGGTCACTGGAGCGCGATCATTTTCTGGTGCGGATCGTTGCTCCGGCCAAGGAGCAGGGCGTCGCAACCCTTAAGGTCGAAAAGGAGGTCTGGAATTATTTGCCCAATGTCGACCGGGTCATCAAGGTGCCACCGTCGTTGATGGGCGGCGCGTGGATGGGGAGCCATATTACCAATAATGATCTGGTCAAGGCGGCGCATATTGATGAGGATTATGTCTTTCAGCTGCAGGAAGAAAATGCTGAAATCTGGCGGATTGCGGGACTACCAAAAGCGGCTGCGGCGGTGGTCTGGGGACGGATTGTTTACACGCTACGCAAGGCTGACCGAGTACCACTGCTGGTCGAGTATTTTGATGAAGAGTACGCGTTGGTACGCACCATCACTTTTGCTGATATTCAGACCGTCGGTAACCGCACCATTCCACTGAAGATGATTGTGCAACCGATTGACAAGCCGGAGGAGCAGACCATCTTGCACTATGAGAATATTGCCTTTGACCTGCCGCTGACGGCCAGTTTCTTTTCGCTGCGCGCACTGAAGAAGCGCTGA
- a CDS encoding chemotaxis protein CheW — protein sequence MRQMALFRLGSESFAVNGNVVAHIVATPQFFQLPLMCPEIFGVFVRDEQPVYLFDLFKVYNLSFDLTWDMAEHVLICRSEAGQVGLPASLLERIVPVESGVLEKAAQVDFCQMQYEFTFDDQKYQLVDVDTLVAALLR from the coding sequence ATGAGGCAGATGGCCTTGTTTCGTCTCGGCAGTGAGTCGTTTGCTGTGAACGGAAACGTCGTTGCACATATCGTTGCCACGCCGCAATTTTTTCAGCTGCCGCTGATGTGTCCGGAGATTTTCGGTGTTTTTGTTCGTGACGAACAACCGGTGTATTTGTTCGATTTGTTCAAGGTCTATAACCTGTCCTTCGACCTGACTTGGGATATGGCTGAACATGTTCTGATCTGTCGGAGTGAAGCCGGTCAGGTCGGGTTGCCCGCTTCTTTGCTCGAACGAATCGTCCCGGTCGAATCAGGAGTTCTGGAGAAGGCGGCCCAGGTTGATTTCTGTCAAATGCAATATGAGTTTACCTTTGATGACCAAAAATATCAGTTGGTGGACGTTGACACTCTCGTGGCGGCGCTGCTGCGCTGA